The Coleofasciculus sp. FACHB-1120 DNA segment CCGCTTTCTCCATCAATTACATAGCGTCCCATCCGGCTGATGTCCATCTCATTGTGTTGCATCCCACACAGGCGAGGCGGAACAGAAATCTTAGGGTTGTAGGCAGATACATCATACTCGCGGAGCCATTCAGAGACATCCCAAGCACAAATATGAGATGCGTGGAGGGTAATGTGTCCATCTGGATTTGGATAATCCACGAGAAAGTGAGCCGCTTCCAGGGGAATTACAATCCGACGCGCTACAACTTCAACTTCTTGCTGACTGCACGCTGGGCGTTGTCCCACTTTTAGGTCAGCGCGGCGCACAATGTACACGACAGAATCAGCTAACTCTCGATGTGTAAGTAAATCTCTAATGAGTCTTTTGGTTGCCCTACTCTTGGGGATAGGGTTATTAAGCAACTGCTCTACCCCAGTGGTAAAGGCGGTATCCATCAAGATTACATAATCTTTTGTCACCCCAATCTGATGAATAGTTTGCTTGATTTTGACGGGGGTTTTATCTGGTAATACCAGCTTCCATCGCTCTAAGTTATTTCCACCATCCCAACGGATTAAATAAACGAAATCTTTAAATTCTATGTTGGTGGTTCTCTCAAGCAACCTCATATAAAATTCCAAAATCTCTTCAGAGATAGTGGAGAAGGCCTTGAGAAAATCTTGCACAAAATCCTGTGCTTCGATAAACCGTGCAAGCTGTTTGAGGAGTTCTTCTACTTGTTCTGGAAGTTCATCTAGGTCGTAAATAAATGGGATAGTTTCTAGAAGATTCCCTACGGATTTGCCGTAATTGACCGTAAACATTTCGCTTTTTTCAGGGTCAAAAACAGGATGTGCGGTACTCAAAACGGGTGGAAGGGGAAACTTCAGGGAAGTCTCGGATCGCCACTCTGTATTGGCTCCAATTGGAGTTACAACTTCCAGCGTTTCGGTATCAATCTCGTAAGGACGACCAGCATCATAGGTGACTAGCAGACGCTCGTTCGCATCGTCTCGGAATTTAATTGGCAGAAAAGCTGTATTCAACTCGTTGCGGAAGCCCAGAGAGAGGGAAAACCGCGAAATGCCATGATTGCGAAACTGATACTTAGCATACTGGCTTCCCGGTCGGGTTGCCTTATCAGCGTAGTAACAGGGCGGCTTAACCAGCCGTGTTTTTAATCCCACTTCACCTTGGCGATCGAAGTCAAGCCGATAAATCATGCCATCGCCGCCCAAAAGGGAAGTTCCGTCAGCATCTGGAGCATCTCCAGAATTGACAGAGCCTACTGGCGCAACGATAAAGATGTGACCCTGCAAATCATCTGGTAGTTCTCCGCGAATCTGCATTTTGATGTCGCTGAGTTCGTAGCGATTCGCTGTCATGATTGACTCTGGAACTGGCGGACAGCAGCCTGGTACAGCTTGGATTGGGTCAAGAATTGGTTCTTTCATGTTATTGGTGTCTGTGTTTCTATTGAAGAAAGCAAGATACTCAAGAAATTGCTGAAAATAATCATCAATTAACAAATTCGCGCAAGATACAACTTTGTTCGACCTTCCTAAAAAGCAGGTTAAAGGAGCGCATACGTAATACCATTCAGGTTTATGAATGCAAAATTTGAAGAATTAAAACTCCCTATAGGCAAGGCTTCCGCAATCCAACAGTCAAAATCTAAAATGGTATAAGTTGTACAAATTTAGACTCCCTAAAAAAGAAGGATTCTAATGTTCAAAGTTGTAAATTGGGTAAACTTGACTCCTTTTAAGCTGTCTGGTTTGCACAGCCGGTACAGCATCGGAAATTATCCAATTTACTCTGCAAACTCCCTATCGGATCAGGGTTAAATCCGAGCGTTTTTAAAGCGATGCAGAACCTCCTCTGTAGATAACTGATATTTACCTACAAATGCCTGGATTCATTTTCCGTTCGTTGGATATTATTTTTAAGCAATTTTCGTACTGAAATTTTCGGACTGAGACGGTGCGCGATCGCTATCTGGCGCAGCACGATCCTCGATTATCTGCTTTAACAAGTCTGCTGCTTGCAGATAATCTTGACAGCCTTATTAATTTGTTTTGGAATAATTAATGATATGTAGGGTGAGCATTGCCCACCCTACACCTTACTATTTAAGCGCTGAAGTATTTAGCCGCTGGGTGATAGGTGATAATCGCCGTTGTAGATTGTTCGGGATACAGTTGTTCGCTTTCATCCATGTGGAGATTGATGCGATCGCTTCCCAGTAACTCCAACAACTTATACTGATCCTGAATATTCGGACAAGCCGGATATCCAAAACTATACCGAGAACCCTGATAACGCTGCGCCAGAATATCGCGAATATTATCCGGTTCCGATGCAGCCAAGCCTAACTCCCGTCGGATTCGGGCGTGAAGCCACTCCGCCACAGCCTCCGCCGTTTGCACCGCCAAGCCGTGGAAATACAAATAATCGCTGTATTGATTATTTGAAAACAACTTCTGCGCGAACTCTGTCGCAATATCCCCCACAGTCACCGCCTGCATCGCAAACACATCAACCTGTCCCGACTCCACAGGTGCGAAGAAATCAGAAATACACAAACGACGCATAGACTTCTGACGAGGGAAATTAAACGTAGCGACAACATTCTTCTCTCTCTCTTCCTTCGCGTCCTTCGCGTCTTTGCGGTTTATAAATTCCGGCTCGTACAAATGCAGCGAATTTCCCTCAGCCTGACACGGAAAATACCCGTAAACAACTTGCGGATGCAGCAAATTCTCCTCTACAACCCGTTGTTTCCACTCCTTCAAAATCGGGTAAACCTTTTCCTCTAAAAACTGATTGTACTCATCGCGAGACTGTTCCTGCGGCTTGCGGAATTGCCACTGCCCAGCAATCAAAGCCTGCAAATCCAGATATTCAAACACCTCTTTTAATGGAATCTCTTCAGGCTGTAATAATTTCGTCCCCCAGAAGGGCGGAATCGGACGCTCAATTTCAATCGCTACAGCCTCAGAACGCCGCGTATCTACTTCTACAGGTTGAGCTTCTTGAGTGCTATTCTCTAATGGCAGAGAAGACGCCTCCTCGACAAGAGGTGCATGACCATTTTCCTCAACTTCATCCAAAAATCCCTGCAAATTATCCCACTTTCCAGCGGATTTCGCAGGCATTAATTTGTCCATGAAATGCAAGTCGGAAAATGCATCTTTGCCATAAATAACCTTACCTTTGTAAGTGTTTTGGCAATCTTCATAGACAAATTTAGGGGTCAGTGCTGCACCGCCTAAAATTACTGGGACGGTAATTCCTTTTTGGTTGAAAACCTCCAAATTATCTTTCATAAAAGCGGTTGATTTTACCAGCAGACCGCTCATCGCAATACAATCAGCGTTGTGCTGCTCAAAAGCATCAACGATGTTATCAACGGGCTGCTTGATGCCAATATTAACTACCTTGTAACCGTTGTTTGACAGGATGATATCCACCAAGTTTTTACCGATGTCGTGGACATCCCCTTTAACAGTGGCAATTACTACAGTTCCTTTGGCATTATTTCCAGCATCTTTCTTTTCCATCAGCGGCTCTAAATAAGCCACGGCTGCTTTCATCGTTTCCGCAGATTGCAATACGAAAGGCAACTGCATTTGTCCGGAACCAAACAACTCGCCTACAACCTTCATGCCATCTAGTAAGAAGGTATTAATAATATGCAGCGGCGCATATTTCTCTAAAGCTTTGGTTAGTTGTTCCTCTAAACCGATGCGTTCGCCATCAATGATGTGACGCTTCAGACGTTCTTCTACAGGGAGATTTTCATCACCAGAGCGATCGCGCTTTGTGGTTTTCCCTTCAAATAGCGTTGTCAATTCTCCCAGCGGATCGTAGGTGCAGATGTCTCCATCAAACTGCCGTTCATCGTAGATTAACTTGCGGCAGACTTCTTGATGCTCTGGCTCAATTTTCGCGAGTGGCAGAATTTTGCTAGCGCTGACAATTGCCGCATCCATCCCTACCACCATCGCTTCATGCAGAAACATGGAATTGAGGACAACTCGTGCCGCTGGGTTTAAACCGAAGGAAACGTTAGAAACCCCCAACATCACGTGGCAACCGGGGAGTTCATCTCGAATGCGACGGATGGATTCAATGGTCGCTTTTCCATTCGCTCGGTCTTCTTCGATACCCGTAGAAATCGGTAAGGCAAGAGTATCAAAAAATATCTCGTGGGATGGGATGCCATATTCGACAGCGGCACGGTAGGCACGTTGCGCGATCGCAAACTTTTTCTCAGCCGTCCGCGCCATCCCCTCCTCATCAATCGTCCCAATCACGACACCCGCACCGTACTTCTTCGCTAACTCTAACACCTTGAAGAAGCGCTCCTCTCCATCTTCATAGTTAGTCGAATTCAGCAGGCACTTGCCCCCGGAAACCTTCAAACCCGCCTCCATCTTTTCCCATTCTGTGGAGTCGAGCATCAGGGGTATCGTGACATTTGTTACTAACCGCGATACTAATTCGTGCATATCCCGAACGCCATCGCGCCCGACATAATCCACGTTGACATCGAGGACGTGCGCCCCTTCCCGCACCTGCGACTTTGCCAAAGAAACCAACCCATCCCAATCTTCCCCATTCAGCAAGTCGCGGCACTTCTTAGAGCCACTCGCATTCAATCGCTCGCCCACAATTAGGAATGAATTATCCTGCTCATAAGGCTGGGCGCTGTAAATTGATGCCGCCGCAGGCTCATAACTAAAGTGGCGCTCCTTTGGCTTCAGAGTTTTGCCAATTTCTGCTAATTGTTGAATATGCTCAGGGCGCGTGCCGCAACAGCCGCCAATTATCTGCACGCCCCAATCTTCTACAAAGTGCATCAGCGCCATCCGCAATTCCATCGGCGTCAGCTTGTAGTGAGCATGACCACCAATGTTTTCTGGTAAGCCAGCATTGGGAACGCAGGAAACCACAAACGGCGAGTGCTGGCAAAGATACTTGATATGTTCAGCCATCCGGTCTGGCCCGGTAGCACAGTTAAGTCCAAGAATATCAATCGGGTAACGTTCTAAAATCGTCACTACGGCGCTAATCTCAGAACCGACCAGCATCGTACCCATGACTTCCATCGTCACCGACACCATCAACGGGCGTCGTTCCCCCTTGCGCTGAAAGACTTCCTCAACCGCATTCAATGCTGCCTTAATTTGCAGCACATCCTGACAAGTCTCGACTAGAAATAAATCAACGCCGCCGTCGTAAAGTGCCTCGGCTTGCTCTTCAAAGGAAGCTTGCAGTGTGTCAAAGTCAATATGTCCCAGTGTCGGCAGCTTGGTCGTTGGCCCTATCGAACCCGCTACAAACCGGGGTTTCTCCGGCGTCGAAAATTCCGCAGCCACGCGCTTCGCTAGTTCCGCCGCCTTCTTATTCAAATAGTAGGCTTGATCCGCCAGGTCATACTCTGCCAGTACAATCGAGGCACCACCAAAGGTATCTGTCTCAATCACATCGGCACCAACTGCCAAAAAGTCCCGATGCACCTTCTCCACCGCTTCTGGTTTGGTGTGTACCAGATACTCGTTGCATCCTTCGTATTCTGGCCCTCCGAAGTCGGCGGCGGTGAGGTTTTGAGTTTGCAGGTTGGTTCCCATTGCGCCATCGAAGACGATGACAGGACGTTCAGGACTGTGGAGGCGAGTCAAGAAGGGGCTGGTCATAGATGGCGACGTCTTTATGAATAGTTAGTTGCGTTAGGCTTTGAACGATCAGCTTAATCTATTTTGCAGAATTTCTCGCTTTCGGGAGTAACTAAAACCATGAACGTGCAGACTGTAACGACGTCTTTTGTTGCATAGCAGTCAGTTCCTCAAGAAGCCAGAATCTATTTTAACCGAAATTAGTAGTTCAATTGAGAAAATCTAATCCATCAGTTTGAGAACTGCTTTGCATTTATTGAAGGCAAGACTTAGACAAAATTTGCAAAATCCCGATCCGGGGAAGGCGAGAGATCGCATCTTCCACTTAGCTTTAATAAAGCTTGAGTAGACTTTTATAAAGAATTGATGAAGAAAGCGATCGCTCCTGATTAAATCGATTTTTTTATTCGTAAAAAAAGGGTTTTTGTGAAATTAAATTATGCTGACTGTGCATCTATAAGGGGTTTTTCATGTCGTCATTTCCCCTAACGAGCATTTTCCCCAGAGACTCCTCTTAATCCCCCTTCAAAAGAGCGACTTTTCCGATTCTCCCAAATTCATCGGAGAGTTAGGGGGATTTTGAGTCTATTAACTGAATTTAGGCGATCGCTACTTGCCTCTCACTCTTCCTGCCCTCTCACCTATACTAAGCATGAATACTTACCTATATTGAAGAAAGCAGCGACGGACGCTACCGCATCCCGCTTCGCTAACGCTTGCCAGTGTAGTTAAACTGAGATAACAACGCAGCAAAAGCGCCCCAATGCAGCCTATGTCTCCTGTTACTTTTGACCGCACTCCCTGTGTTTTACTTGTCGAAACCGACGAAATTCTTGTCCAACGTGTCAGCATGGATTTGCGAGAGGCTGGATATACGACTGTGGTTGCGCCAGACACCACCAGTGGTTTTCATCAAGCTTGCGAACTTCAGCCAGCTTTAGTCGTCGTAGATAGAGTGCTAACAGGAGATTCTGGACTGAAGTTGTGCAACCAACTGAGGAATGCAGGCTCTCGTGTGCCAGTGCTGCTGTTGATGGCTCGCGATACCGTAGAAGACCGGGTTGCTTGTTTGAATTCGGGTGCCGATGATTACTTCCTTAAACCCTATCGTACCGACGCCTTTTTGCAACTGGTGCGCCTCTACTTACAGCCGGAAGCGGGTGCTAGCGAACAGTTACGGTTTGGCGAACTGATTTTAGACTTGTCCACTCGCAGAGCAATGCGGAACGGGCGAGTGATTGACCTGACGATGAAGGAATTTGAACTTCTAAAATATATGATGTCGCATCCCCGCGAAGTCTTAACCCGCGAACAGATTCTAGAAAATGTTTGGGGATACGACTTTATGGGAGAGTCGAATGTGATTGAGGTATATATCCGTTATTTGCGTCTCAAAATCGAAGAAGAGGGCGAAAAGCGCTTGATTCAGACAGTGCGAGGCGTCGGATACGTTTTACGGGAAGCTTAGGTTTTGAGTTTTGGGCGTAAATATCAAGGATTAAGGATGAATTTGGACTGGAGAGAGCAGCGCTTAAGCACATCTGCCAAAAGCGATCGCAATATGAAAAAGCAGGCAAGTTTAGTCGTCATGATGCTGGCAGTTTTGCTGATGGGATGTTCGGCATCGGTGCCATCAACCTCATCTCAGAGTGGGGAACCCGCACAGCCATTGCAGCAGGCATCGCCAGTATCAGCACCGACAACCCCTGCACGACAAGCGCAGGCATCACCGGAAGCATCACTCGCACAGAATCAGAGGGGTCAAACTTTGCCAATTTCAGCCAAGGCAACGATGGCAGGTCAAGTGATTCATCTGGAAGTAGCGCGGACACCCCAACAACAGCAAATGGGGTTAATGTACAGAACGTCTTTGGCGGACGACCGGGGGATGTTATTTCTTTTCAACCCACCGCAACCGATCAATTTCTGGATGAAGAATACGCTTATCCCGCTGGATATGGTTTTTATGCTGGATGGAGTGGTGAAAGCGATCGCGGCTGATGTCCCTCCTTGTAAAACCAGTCTTTGCCCCACCTATGGTCCCAATACACCCGTTAACCAGGTGATTGAACTCCGGGGAGGACGCGCAGCAGAACTTGGTTTGAAACCAGGCGATCGCGTGACCATTCAGTAACTCGATGCCAACACAGACAGGCTTTAGCACTCTCTTTTAGAGTTCTTATCAAGACGATTTAAAAATTTACTTTATCTTTAGACGTATTTGTCGCAAAAATAAGGTACTCTTTCCCAAGAGAGAGTTTAAGGCTGCAAATTTCAATTATTGTTACCCTTAAACCTAGATTCTCGCTTCCAGAGACATGGTTCTTCCAAGGATGAGAGTGCTTTGCCTGGGATTTGGTGTGAGGTCAGTGAAATAGATAGCTTTAGGCAAGCAAATCTCTCCTAATACAGAGGGATTCCAGTGAATTGCTAAAGAGAATATTAAGCAAAGTTCACTAGCAACAGTCCGCATTAGGATTTCAGAAACAAGTGGAGTGAGCCTAAGTTTTCAGTCTCATTCTCTAGGTCTACCCGGAAAGTATGCCTAAAGTGCTGAATCTAGTCTGAGCATTGTTGGAGTTAATACCCATACCGACTGCCGTAATTGTCACACCAGGTTGGTGATCTGTGACACTAGCGTTACAGAGAGTAGCGGCAAAATAGTATAAAGGAACCGAGTCTAGGTGGACAGATAAAATACTGACTACCATCACTCAACAAACCAGGGTTTCAATTACAAAATAGATTCTACAAAGGAGGTAAAAGCCATCATGGCACCTACAAATTTTTCTCGATTTCTCCGGTTTCTTCAAGAAGATTTAGCAATATCCAAGGCATCGATTGCGATCGCTTTGCGGCGTCGGGAACAAGATCCCGGTCCGTTGCCGATGATCCTATGGCAATACGGTTTAGTAACGTTGGAACAGTTAGATCAAATCTATGACTGGTTGGAAACTGCATAAGGCTTGATGATTCGGCGAGGAGCAAGAAAGTCATGTCAGAGCAATTGAGGGTTGGTAATATCCCAACCCATCAGCGAAGACCCAAAAAATGTTGTTCATTACAATTTATTGCACCAAAAAGAGCGGGTCAAATATTTGACCCGCTCTTTTTAGTTGTTAGTTTTTCAAATCTACTTTTTCTATATAATATGCTTTTATAAATTGCTGATTGGCGATGAGCGATCGCATTTTCTGGAATCAAGTTAATTTTTCACTATTATGACAACCTGAAACTGCAATGCTCTTTATGTTAAATCAGCAAAAGCTTCCGTTGCCAGTCTTAGCCTTTCCTTTACATTATATTCATTAGTAAGATCGCGTATTTTCACCGACACACCCAAAAAACTTTCATTATTCACTAGACGCTGATATTGTTCTTGGAATTCCTCAACATTCTGAATAGTACCTTTTTCCAGCCTTTTGGCTATACCAACCATAACCGCCTCAAACCATGTAGGAACAAATGCCTTTTCTCGCCTGAAAGCTTTAGGACCGACGCATTTATAAATTATTTCAATTGTTGGGATAAATGTTTTTATAAGTGTGTCTTTAGCCTGATACTTGAGGTGTCTGTTTTTAGTCATGTATCTATTGAGAAATTCTTTCATTGATGGCTTGTAATTGTTTCCCTCAAAATAAATTGCTAAGAAGCGTAAAATTAATTCTTGGTCTTTCTTATTTTTATCACTGTTGCCAAATATGTTACGCCAAGCCCCGTTTTTGTTCATTTGCTCAAGCAAATCATTAAATTCTCCGTGATAAATGCAACCACGAATTTCCTGGGGTTTTAGTAAAGTACCTCCCGTATTTAGCCTTTCAAAAATGTGGTAAATACTCTCTTCATTGTTATCATGTGGCTGAATAATAGTTGCCGACAAAACTGAATTGTCTAGTTGCCGTCGTTGGATATCCGTTAGTGATGTATATTTCTGACTATCAAAGTTTGAATTGACCAGTTTTAAAGAAAATGATGTCCGACTGCTTGGAAATTTACCATCGTAAAAAGATTTAAGGCTAATTAATCTTTGCTGACCGTCAAGCACCAGCAACTTGTTTGTTTCTGACTCTCTTGCCAAGAAAATGCCTGGAACTGGCAGACCAAGCAAAAGAGACTCTATCAAACGCGAAGCTTGTTTGGGTTTCCATACATAGGCACGTTGAAAATTAGGAATATATATGTCCCCATTTCTCAGACGCTTAACTATGCCATCAACATCAAAATCTGTTCGAGAAACTGATATAGAGAACCTGGAAGGGAGAATGTCATCATCTTCTTCTAAGCTTTCTTCAATTTGTGTTTCCTGTTCCTCATCTGTTAAATGTTCTGGGTGGTATGCTTCATGGTTCGGTACAAATGTACTCATACTGTAGCGTCGCTTGTGCTTGGGTTATTACCGATTATATGGCGATCGCTCTGTAGCCACCTCACAGAGTAATGCAAAATATCAAGTTTTTGGAACCATCAAGCCCTAACCGGAGCTTGATGGTAATATTGTCAATCAAGCTAGGGGTGCCTGGATTCACAGGCTGAGATTACACCCTTAGAACCTGAGTCCGGCTAATACCGGCGGAGGGAAGCTGTTAATTGAGGAATTCAATATGCGGACTGAATGGATCGCTAAGCGGCGTGGACAGAGCAACGTCTCTCAAATGCACTACGCCCGTCAAGGTGTGATTACTGAAGAAATGCAGTATGTAGCAAAACGGGAAAATCTCCCAGTTGAGCTGATTCGGGATGAAGTGGCGCGAGGACGAATGATTATCCCCGCTAACATCAACCACACCAACCTAGAACCGATGGCGATTGGCATCGCTTCGAAGTGTAAGGTGAACGCCAATATCGGTGCTTCTCCCAACTCTTCCAATCTGGATGAGGAAGTCGATAAGCTAAAGCTGGCAGTCAAGTATGGCGCTGATACCGTCATGGACTTGTCCACTGGCGGCGGCAACCTGGATCAGATTCGCACGGCAATTATTAACGCCTCGCCTGTTCCCATTGGCACAGTGCCAGTTTACCAAGCTTTAGAAAGCGTCCACGGAACGATTGAAAACCTCACCGCTGATGACTTTCTCCACATCATTGAGAAGCACGCACAGCAGGGAGTAGATTATCAAACCATCCACGCTGGGATATTAATTGAGCATTTGCCTTTGGTGCGCGATCGCATCACCGGGATTGTTTCTCGTGGCGGCGGCATTCTCGCACGCTGGATGTTGCATCATCACAAGCAAAATCCGCTTTATACCCACTTCCAAGACATCATCGAAATTTTCAAAAAATACGATGTCTCCTTCAGTCTGGGAGATTCCCTGCGTCCCGGTTGTCAGCACGACGCCTCAGATGCCGCTCAATTAGCCGAACTCAAAACGTTAGGAAAATTGACCCGCAAAGCCTGGGAACATGACGTGCAAGTGATGGTGGAAGGGCCAGGACACGTCCCAATGGATCAAATCGAGTTCAATGTCAAAAAGCAGATGGAAGAGTGTTCAGAAGCGCCCTTCTACGTGCTGGGACCATTGGTAACAGACATTGCCCCCGGTTACGACCACATTACCTCCGCAATTGGCGCAGCAATGGCAGGTTGGTACGGTACGGCGATGCTATGCTATGTGACACCCAAGGAACACTTGGGATTGCCGGATGCTGAAGACGTGCGGAATGGATTAATCGCCTATAAGATTGCGGCTCATGCTGCCGATATCGCACGGCATCGTCCGGGGGCACGCGATCGCGATGACGAACTCTCTAAAGCTCGTTACAATTTCGACTGGAACCGCCAGTTTGAATTGTCCCTCGACCCCGAACGCGCCAAAGAATATCACGACGAAACTCTGCCAGCAGATATTTACAAAACTGCTGAATTCTGCTCGATGTGCGGCCCCAAATTCTGCCCGATGCAGACAAAAGTGGATGCCGATGCTTTGACAGAACTAGAGAAGTTTTTGGCGAAAGAACCAGTAACCCAAAGCTAGTTCTTTTAAACGCAAAGTAACGCAGAGCATAATTACTTTGCGTTACTTTGCGAAAACCTTTGCTTCCTTTGCGTTGAAAAATCTTATCTAAGTTGACGCGATCGCTCCTGAATCTCTGGAATCGAAAATACTGCCTGAAACTTTAGCCCAACTGACTGATAAAACTCCGCTCCCCCCTGCTGCCTGTCTACCAGCGAAATCACCTCATCAACGCTGTATCCGGCATCTCGCAGCCGCTCAACGGCTTTCATGGCAGATTGACCCGTTGTGACAACATCTTCCAAAACGACCACTTTCGCACCCGCAGGGAGAATTGGACCTTCTATATAAGCTTGTGTTCCGTGTCCCTTGGCTTCTTTGCGAATAATTAGCGCCGGTAACAGTCGATTTTCATAAGCAGAAACCACACTCACCGCTGTCACAATCGGATCGGCTCCCAGCGTCAATCCGGCAACGGCCTGGGTATCCATCGGCAGCAACGATAACAGAATACGACCCGTTGCCAAAGCTCCTTGGGGATGGAGCGTGACTGGC contains these protein-coding regions:
- a CDS encoding carotenoid oxygenase family protein, producing MKEPILDPIQAVPGCCPPVPESIMTANRYELSDIKMQIRGELPDDLQGHIFIVAPVGSVNSGDAPDADGTSLLGGDGMIYRLDFDRQGEVGLKTRLVKPPCYYADKATRPGSQYAKYQFRNHGISRFSLSLGFRNELNTAFLPIKFRDDANERLLVTYDAGRPYEIDTETLEVVTPIGANTEWRSETSLKFPLPPVLSTAHPVFDPEKSEMFTVNYGKSVGNLLETIPFIYDLDELPEQVEELLKQLARFIEAQDFVQDFLKAFSTISEEILEFYMRLLERTTNIEFKDFVYLIRWDGGNNLERWKLVLPDKTPVKIKQTIHQIGVTKDYVILMDTAFTTGVEQLLNNPIPKSRATKRLIRDLLTHRELADSVVYIVRRADLKVGQRPACSQQEVEVVARRIVIPLEAAHFLVDYPNPDGHITLHASHICAWDVSEWLREYDVSAYNPKISVPPRLCGMQHNEMDISRMGRYVIDGESGQILESKLISDAECTWGVGLYAYCNTLSEQPTKPLDNIYWISFGLWKQLLTQFVFDLYKDYKYRLVPRAEMLRLAEAGIPASLFRLNTSANESLKIGDRYQFPAGYIVSSPQFMPRRDSKDSSTDGYIVCTVFTPDGSEIWIFDAQNLTHGPRCRLSHPSLKFSLTIHTAWLQQIAPRTAKYNIPVRQDYKDLVKQQSPEIQELFETEVYPHFEPVSRSPC
- the metH gene encoding methionine synthase is translated as MTSPFLTRLHSPERPVIVFDGAMGTNLQTQNLTAADFGGPEYEGCNEYLVHTKPEAVEKVHRDFLAVGADVIETDTFGGASIVLAEYDLADQAYYLNKKAAELAKRVAAEFSTPEKPRFVAGSIGPTTKLPTLGHIDFDTLQASFEEQAEALYDGGVDLFLVETCQDVLQIKAALNAVEEVFQRKGERRPLMVSVTMEVMGTMLVGSEISAVVTILERYPIDILGLNCATGPDRMAEHIKYLCQHSPFVVSCVPNAGLPENIGGHAHYKLTPMELRMALMHFVEDWGVQIIGGCCGTRPEHIQQLAEIGKTLKPKERHFSYEPAAASIYSAQPYEQDNSFLIVGERLNASGSKKCRDLLNGEDWDGLVSLAKSQVREGAHVLDVNVDYVGRDGVRDMHELVSRLVTNVTIPLMLDSTEWEKMEAGLKVSGGKCLLNSTNYEDGEERFFKVLELAKKYGAGVVIGTIDEEGMARTAEKKFAIAQRAYRAAVEYGIPSHEIFFDTLALPISTGIEEDRANGKATIESIRRIRDELPGCHVMLGVSNVSFGLNPAARVVLNSMFLHEAMVVGMDAAIVSASKILPLAKIEPEHQEVCRKLIYDERQFDGDICTYDPLGELTTLFEGKTTKRDRSGDENLPVEERLKRHIIDGERIGLEEQLTKALEKYAPLHIINTFLLDGMKVVGELFGSGQMQLPFVLQSAETMKAAVAYLEPLMEKKDAGNNAKGTVVIATVKGDVHDIGKNLVDIILSNNGYKVVNIGIKQPVDNIVDAFEQHNADCIAMSGLLVKSTAFMKDNLEVFNQKGITVPVILGGAALTPKFVYEDCQNTYKGKVIYGKDAFSDLHFMDKLMPAKSAGKWDNLQGFLDEVEENGHAPLVEEASSLPLENSTQEAQPVEVDTRRSEAVAIEIERPIPPFWGTKLLQPEEIPLKEVFEYLDLQALIAGQWQFRKPQEQSRDEYNQFLEEKVYPILKEWKQRVVEENLLHPQVVYGYFPCQAEGNSLHLYEPEFINRKDAKDAKEEREKNVVATFNFPRQKSMRRLCISDFFAPVESGQVDVFAMQAVTVGDIATEFAQKLFSNNQYSDYLYFHGLAVQTAEAVAEWLHARIRRELGLAASEPDNIRDILAQRYQGSRYSFGYPACPNIQDQYKLLELLGSDRINLHMDESEQLYPEQSTTAIITYHPAAKYFSA
- the nblR gene encoding response regulator transcription factor NblR, whose amino-acid sequence is MSPVTFDRTPCVLLVETDEILVQRVSMDLREAGYTTVVAPDTTSGFHQACELQPALVVVDRVLTGDSGLKLCNQLRNAGSRVPVLLLMARDTVEDRVACLNSGADDYFLKPYRTDAFLQLVRLYLQPEAGASEQLRFGELILDLSTRRAMRNGRVIDLTMKEFELLKYMMSHPREVLTREQILENVWGYDFMGESNVIEVYIRYLRLKIEEEGEKRLIQTVRGVGYVLREA
- a CDS encoding DUF192 domain-containing protein, with product MKKQASLVVMMLAVLLMGCSASVPSTSSQSGEPAQPLQQASPVSAPTTPARQAQASPEASLAQNQRGQTLPISAKATMAGQVIHLEVARTPQQQQMGLMYRTSLADDRGMLFLFNPPQPINFWMKNTLIPLDMVFMLDGVVKAIAADVPPCKTSLCPTYGPNTPVNQVIELRGGRAAELGLKPGDRVTIQ
- a CDS encoding DUF2949 domain-containing protein encodes the protein MAPTNFSRFLRFLQEDLAISKASIAIALRRREQDPGPLPMILWQYGLVTLEQLDQIYDWLETA
- a CDS encoding DUF262 domain-containing protein, with the translated sequence MSTFVPNHEAYHPEHLTDEEQETQIEESLEEDDDILPSRFSISVSRTDFDVDGIVKRLRNGDIYIPNFQRAYVWKPKQASRLIESLLLGLPVPGIFLARESETNKLLVLDGQQRLISLKSFYDGKFPSSRTSFSLKLVNSNFDSQKYTSLTDIQRRQLDNSVLSATIIQPHDNNEESIYHIFERLNTGGTLLKPQEIRGCIYHGEFNDLLEQMNKNGAWRNIFGNSDKNKKDQELILRFLAIYFEGNNYKPSMKEFLNRYMTKNRHLKYQAKDTLIKTFIPTIEIIYKCVGPKAFRREKAFVPTWFEAVMVGIAKRLEKGTIQNVEEFQEQYQRLVNNESFLGVSVKIRDLTNEYNVKERLRLATEAFADLT
- the thiC gene encoding phosphomethylpyrimidine synthase encodes the protein MRTEWIAKRRGQSNVSQMHYARQGVITEEMQYVAKRENLPVELIRDEVARGRMIIPANINHTNLEPMAIGIASKCKVNANIGASPNSSNLDEEVDKLKLAVKYGADTVMDLSTGGGNLDQIRTAIINASPVPIGTVPVYQALESVHGTIENLTADDFLHIIEKHAQQGVDYQTIHAGILIEHLPLVRDRITGIVSRGGGILARWMLHHHKQNPLYTHFQDIIEIFKKYDVSFSLGDSLRPGCQHDASDAAQLAELKTLGKLTRKAWEHDVQVMVEGPGHVPMDQIEFNVKKQMEECSEAPFYVLGPLVTDIAPGYDHITSAIGAAMAGWYGTAMLCYVTPKEHLGLPDAEDVRNGLIAYKIAAHAADIARHRPGARDRDDELSKARYNFDWNRQFELSLDPERAKEYHDETLPADIYKTAEFCSMCGPKFCPMQTKVDADALTELEKFLAKEPVTQS